The genomic region CCATGGTGTAACagatatacacatttttaaactatTGCCAACACAAAGCAGTACAGCAACTTGATTTATTATATGCAGATTTTTCTGCATTGTTGCTAAACAGTACACTGGTCCAATGTTactaaaatacttaaaaaactATACATTatgtaaacaaaacataaataagACAGCATAGTTCTTTGTACATATAGTTTAGTACAGACTGTTAGGAATTCATGAATATTTACAATTCTATACCATAGACTGCATTTTTacaatgcataaatatttttttacagaaacaaatcaaaaataaatttgacaaataaaaagaagataTATACTGTCATAAACACACTGGCAAACAGTCCATACTGTAAGATGGAACATGTGCAAAAGGCTAGATTTCTCCAAACTAAAATGTTTAATGAACTCATTGGTCATTTCTGACTTTTTACTAAAGAACTCTCCGAAAACTTCTGAGAAACtaaataaatttttcttcctcctaagCCCCACAGGTAAACAGGAAAGAACTGTAATCTTAAGTAATTTTGAGTAAATCAACTGCTTCAAACAACGTAAGAAATTATTCAATAGTTACAACTTCCAAAGTCAGAATGCCCCAAAATTTCAAAGAAGTGGCTCATTTGTGGTAAATTCAGGATGCAGCTTTGTCAGGTTTATCAAGGCAAGATGACCGAGATGCAGGGAAGACAGTGGCAGGATTTCTGCTTGTGGACACAACAACAGGAGGCAGTGATGAAGACAGGGAAGAAACTTTTGATGCTGGAGTATTTATAGCATTCAAGATGGCTCCCTCTGGACTAACCAACAGTTTTTTGATAGAAGTGTCTAAGTGAAACACTGAAGTGCTGCTTGGCAAATGAGAGTTCGGAGGATGAATGGCAGAAACCACAGAAGATGTAGCTACAACATTAACGGGAGATTTTATCACTGAAGACACAGACTGTGTCACTGCAGACAGTGGAGTACATGAGCTAGCTGGAGTACTAAGTATCTGGGGTGTTGCATGTACGATGGGTAAAGCATCTGCAGACCCAAAAGAGTTAACAATTTTTGTAGAGCTTTTCAAGGGATGTTTTGATATTTGCCAACTTAATGAATTACTTGGTGCTAGCATGACTTTCGAGGTTATTGGATTAACAATTGGTACACCTTGAGCCTCTTGACTATGGTTAATAGTTAAAGGAGCCGTCTGTTTTGTATTACAAGACAGAAGAAGAACATGGCTGCCAGTTCCAAGGCCTTGTGGTGGAACAACAAAACGAGTACCATTAATCATTATCTGAGTTCCTGGTGCCAAAGGCATACAGGTGTTAATGACTATTTTCTGCTGAATGCAAGGTTCATTCAACTGACCTCCTGCCTTGCTTGTTACAATTGGTGAAGCTGCAGACATCTGAATGGTAGAAGCGCAAGTGTGAGCATGACTTTGTTTCTCTGTACTGGGAGGCACCTGCTGGCATTGTAGGGAAGAAAAACTGGGAAAACTAGTGACTTTACCTGTATTTGGTGATGGAGGGGGCAACACACTCTGAGGCTTGTGAATACTTGCATTACTTGGCATAGCAGCTGAAACTCCTGATGATTGAAACTGAAGCAGTGCGGGCAACTGGCTTTTTGGTactggaggaggagctggaactGGTGCCAACTGAGGAACTGTATTTAACACTTTGTGCGGGGTGGCTACAGATCCAGGCAAGCTAATGACTGGAAATTGCAAAGCAGGTGCTAAGTTTTGAGAAGGTACTGTTGGTTGTGTTGTTGAAATCAGCACAGATGAAGCAAGATGTCCCGTTTTCACAGTTGATATACCCACAGTATTGCCAATATTTGATGTACACAGTCGATTACCCAGAATTGGCCTTATTCTTGAGGGATCATTTCCACCAATCAATACAGTGGGCCGTGTCCCAGAAGAAGTCCCACTTGATGTTACTGAAACAGATTCTACACATGCACTTGCTGTTGTTACTGTAAGGGCATTTTCAGCTTTTGTGGCAATACACACAGATTCATTAACCGACACAGAACTTTGACTCACAAAACTTGGAACAGGAACCAGAGTACTACTACTTGTCAACGATAGCGCCAAGCCCATGCTCGTTTTGTCTTCTCCCTTAGAAATGGCAGAGTGCAATATATTAACTGGTGGAGGTGGTTGTCCATTGCCTTTAGTATTCACAATGGTTTGACCTATATTTAGTCCAATTTTCACATCTTTTACTTGAGCAATAGTTGGTGATGAATTTATTCTTATTGGTGCTCTTACTGTAGATGGGATCAGAACCAACTGTGGTTGCTCTGTGGCACTAACAAAGGTTTTGCTTAGGGAAGAAGGAAGGTTATGTTTCAATGACTCTGCAACTACATTGGTGGTTGATGGGCCACTGGCAATTTGTGTGTTAATGAAAACCAACTTCTGAGCATTAACACCAGTGGATGCCGGAGAAGGTATAATACTGACACCTGATGCCCCACAAGGCGATAAAATAGGTGGATTTGTGACTAATGTAAGTTTCTGGACTGGAGTACCACTGATTAAATCTCCATTTGTTGCTGAATTAGACTCAGATTGTATAACAGGATTTGTTTTAGTTTTCATATCACCTTGTTTCTGCACAGAAGAATTTGGAGTTATGACAGTGTTATTTTGTCCAATGCTAGTCACGCTAATAGGACTGTTTGGAGTTGCTGACATCGAATTGCTAGCTAATGAAATGGAGGATAAAGGAGAGGACACATAGGAGGAGTTCTCTGTTACTTGACTCACAGTGCCCCCAATAGCAGGCTGCTGTAATGTGAATTTGATATTTTTCTCCATTGCCTGGGTAAAATCAGCTGGGAAAGCTGGAATGTTAACAGAAGAAGCTGTTGAGGGGGCAAATCCAGAAAGAGACAATTGTCCAATATGAGGGAGACTAGACGTGGCTGTTGCTACAGATGGAAGAGTAGAGCATGATAATGCTGTGGTTTTTGGCACAAGAAAGGCCTGAAGTTGAGGTGCGTAAGTGAAAACTGAACTAGAAGATAAACTACTAGGTGAAATCTGGTCTGGGTTTGTTCGCACTTTAACAATTCCTGTGTTTCCACCTCGTGTTGTGACCAGAATAGATTGTGATTCTCTTATACACACCGTCTTCAGCTCTTGTCTAGTTTCAAAGGAGTCAGTTGTCTGCTGTGATGCAAGACTATGACAGGCAGAAGCAGTGTTTGTAGACCCACTTAATGCTGTTGCTGATATCAAAGACTGGCTAGCTGTGGAAAGAGTAGGTGAAGTCAAAGACACAGGCAACATGGCAGTTGAAACTGTAGTCTTGTCAGTTTCAGTTTGGCTCACCTTAATTGTTGATGATAATAAGTAAGCTGCTGAAGTTACCGCAGGCAATGGTTGCGTAGTGTTCATAGGACCAGTCACTTGTGACAAGTGGGTAATATTCTTGTTAAAAATGGTACTAGGTGACTGAGTAGTAGCATTTGCAGGGCCTGTTACCAGAACAGGTGTTAAAGAAACACTAACATTTGGTATTTCTGGTAAAGTTGCGCAGTGCAGCTCAGATGATTTTTGTTGTAGTGACTGAATGTCCTTGGAcacaatttttccttccttctgctgaatAAGAAAATTCTTAGGTAAAATAAGAACTTGTTGCATGactttttctccagttttagGGTCAATCATAGGTTGCATTTGAATTTTCACAGAGCTGTTGTGAAGGTCTATTGGTACACAGTGGCCATTTGGCATTTTGTATAGCATTTGTAAAGGAGTCTTTGAACTGGTCTGGGAGGTCAATGCTGGTTTTATCAGTGATGATTCCAAAGGTGATAAAACTGGCTTTTCAGAAGTAGATACATTTATGCTTGGGGGAGGTGACAGTTGATTTGTTAAGGTCACTTTGTTCCCAGTATTCTTGGCAAGCAAGGCCTGGATAGGTTTGGTCCCTTTCAGAAAGTTTGATACTGATGTTGCAGGATCTGTCAAGGAAAACGATTCCAGAGTTGACCCTTCAAATTGTTTCAGCTCAGTCAAGAAACTATCTGGCTGCAGGCTACTTTCTGAACTCTGGACCACAGCCTCATTAGTGCTCAGCTTAGCTTTCTTCCTTGGTGAAAGCTCATTAGTGCTTTGATCCAGACAACTATTTTGCTTGGACTGTCGTTTAACACATTTGGGCAgtgtcttctgtatttctttagaaGTTGATTCTTTTTTCAGaactctgttttttcctgcagGTAAATTCATCTCTAATAGTTTCATTTCATCTGCAAGGATATTAAAACAGAAACTGTGTTTTACACATTTGCAACTGATACCTCTATATAACAATTTTACAGTGTCTAGCTAAAGGCAAAATGCTAGCTTGCAAGCGTTAAGGATATGTGGAAGGACAATGTCTCCTTCTTTAAGGGcatctggtcaaggacctttttcaatgcaaaaagggGGTAATAAGGAAAGGAGGAAgtcataaacaagaacatacagggacacaaacctgaccagCATGGAAGAcagtgaggaaaacaaaacctgGTCATTCACACTAATTGATGAAGGCATGTGAgagtgtgagaatgtttattccagcaaTGTCATCTCATCAAGGACCTGGTTAATTGGGAAACTGAGGGAAAAAGGGAGaagccagggaaaaaaagtataCAGAGACACAGATCTAACAAAACAAACATggagacaatgacaagaaacaacCTCACCAATCACACCAATTGATGGGTTATCAAGAAACTGCAGGTGCCCCTTCCAGGAAGAtcaacctggactttgcaactgatattATTATAAACCAGGGGAGATCCTGGACACTTGGCTGGGAGGGATGAAAGAATCAGTATAGCTATACAAACCCATGAAGAGATGTGCAGAGGAAGGGGGAGCTGCAAGGACAGAGCAGGAGGTCACAGCCtgtgtgcctggtgccagctgctgggggatgagtgtctgtatcttccccaaatgCAGTGTGCGTGGGGGCAGTGCATGTATTCACTGGCAAACTTCAAGCCAGACTAGCTGGTGAGCAGGGGGGTCTGGGGTCTGGACTGGCACATCAGGCGGACTTGTGAGTGTGGGGTTCCTGTGGGACAGGGGTATGAGTGCCACATGTTTCATACTGAGCATAAGGCTGGACCAGCCAGCAAGCAGGGGATGCATGAGGTGGATAGGAGGACCCAGGATGCAGGCAGGGGTGCCAGGTGGACAGAGGGGCCGTGCATTGAGGttctggcaaggttttggcagtgcGGGACTGTGGgggggcctctgtgaggagaggccaggagctgccctgtgccgggcagctggctccaaaacagaTCCATGGCACGGCTGAGCCCGTCAGCCAAGCTGGTGATGCCTCATGGaaaatgctgtgcagaagagTGTGACAcaaaggagtgaggaaaaaatataGGAGAAACAACCCTGTAGACaacaaggtcagtgaagaaggaggggaaagatgTGCTCCAGGGACTGGAATGGATTCCCCTGCAACCCGTGAacaccatggtgaagcaggttgacCCCTTTCCATGGAGgaccatgctggagaaggtatcTACACTGCAGCCTGTTGAGAACCCCATTCCACACCAGGTgaatatgccctgaaggaagctgcagcccatggagagcccacactggagcaggctcctgacaggaactgtggcttatgggggacccacactgcaGCAGTCTTATCCTGAAGGATTCTAGCCTGTGGAACgtacccacgctggagcagttaatgaaggactgtatcccatgggagggaccccacactggagcagggcaAAAGtgtgaggaaggagcagcagagacaaagtgttataaACTGACCTCAACCCCCAATCCCCATCCCCACTGTGCCACTTGacaggggaggaggtagaagaatTGGGAATGAAGTTGACCCTGGGAAGAAGGTGGAgatggggcggggggtggggaaggtgttttagttttcatctttgtttctcaccatcctactgcATTTTGGCAGTAAATCAAATTAGTTTTCCCCAAATGAGTCTGTTctgcctgtgacagtaactggtgagtgatctccctgtctgtatcttgacccatgagctttcccatcttattttctctccctgtcctgttaAAGAAGGGGAGTGACAAAGTGGTGGGGTGGgcgtctggcagccagccaaggtcaacccaccataaaTGTACATTCCAAGCAGGCCTACTATGTTATCACAGAAATAGTTAAGCACAAAAATGGCAAAAACTTGCATTAATCAGAATTTTCATCTTGGTCATGTCTGCCCTCTTCTAGTCTACATCCGTCAGACATGCATCACAAGTTATTTCAATTATTATCACAGTAGTAGTTAAGGTAAAAAGTAGGACACAAGCTCACATGGAAAAATTAAGCTCCTGAATCAACTTCATTCAGGTCCTGAATCAAGTTCAAGCTATCAAATTCCAGCAAATGCTTACCATTGTCTGGGTGATCTTTTTTGGGAACTTCCACACGTTCTGTGGACTCTGAAGATTTACCGCATACTACTGGAAAAGAATCTTTGCCAGAATCAACTTCACTTTCATCATTACTCCACAATTCTCTGGTAAATTTATCATGGTCTGGATGTCTTTTAAAGTCATCATAGTCCTTCTTCAATCTAGACCTTGAAAATAACAAAACTGACTTTAGTAAACCACACTgttgttaacatttttttaatttgtatttgctgCCACACAAAAAGTTGGTGTAGAATTAATTGCCTGTGTCCTTCAAAAAATTTCAGAGTAGCTCTGTCTGCAAGTCTCTAAAACCCAGAAATGTGAAGTGACAGTAATGTCCCTTCCCTCACCGAAACGGAATTCTATGTCATTAGGTTCTCTAACAATAGGCAAAAAGACTGAGTCAAATATGACCATCACTGTTTTACTGCAtccatcttctgtttcttccttcatcttGCATTGTGACAAATGTACCTGTATGGACTTGAGTATTAACTGTAACAAGTGTACTCTTTCCTCTGAAGGCAACCCCAACTAAAAAATTAAGTAAAGCTTGTTTTTCTTAAACGCATCATGCTTTTGGCCCAGCTATGGGACTGTAATGTAACTTTCTCCTTTAAGAAAACTTTCTTATCTCTGGGCCTCTAGAACAGCTGCCACTGTCATTTCCATAGGCTCACACTCCACTGAAGAATGTGCATATAATGGAAATACATAGCTGCTTTACTCATTTGAACACCATTCAGAAACACATCCACTTACCTTGACACTCCTAAACTGCTACATATTTCCATTGTCCCTTCTTCTAAACCATTGTTTAGATGAGATCTAGGGGGTATTTCAGTGTACAAATACAGTGAACTGCAGGATTCAGCGGCTGGTAGCCAACGCAATATCCAGGAGGATTATTTAGCAAACGAGTAAATAGATTATAGCAATTAGCACCTTGTGTGGAATAGAATCTAGCCTCTAGTCTGGATCTAACCCTTATGACAGAATAAGATCTTAAATTTacccattcttctgcattaaaaTAACAATTGTTTGCATTGAGTGCAGCAATGGCCAGCTGCTCCCTAAGAGATGGAAAGGGAGGAGCCAAGCATGATGTCACAGCTGGCAGGGCATGAGTCTCACCAGCCAGGACGCACACCATCCCACCGCCCCTGAATGAAGCAGCAGGGCAGGCCTAGGGGTGGTAACTGGGTTCAACCAAGAGCCCAGATCAATAGGCAAGTTCCTGGTGCTGAGGCAGATCTGaagtcaagctgggaagtcaatTCACAGGTTCAGGTTAGCATCAGGTCCAGTGATGGCTGCCAGGGTCAGGACCCAGTTGAATGATTTCTGGGCAGGTCCACAGTGATGACACAGGTCCAAGGTCAGTCTGAGGGTCAGTCCAGACCAGCAGgacccatggccaggcagggtaACTGCTGTAGTTAAGCTGGAAACTGGCATTCCTACAGCAGAGATTGAAGGCTGCAGAATGACCTGAAATGGGGatcctgggcccatgggcaggtGATGTGGATGGAggcccaggtgaggctggtcagggtcAGTAAGACCTAATAGTTTACTCACAGCTTTGACACTCTCACTGAGAGAAGACAACCTTGAAGTCTGTATGAAGATGTATTGTGGATGATACTTTTCAACTTTGTCATTAGGATTTTGAGCTTGAAGTCTAGGTGTGGAAGAACTATAGAAGGACTATAGTTCCCTCCTAGGGAACCACAGGAGGACACTAGGGAACCATCGCTGTACTAGAGCTTCTGGAtgggaatttcttttttccttttgaggaacTTCTGCTGTGGGGCCAGTGAAAAAAATGTGACCAGTGGGCACAAGTAACCATTCCGTTTAAACGATGCTGCTATTCAAATACCATTCAACATTATACTCTGTCATAATTTTGAAAAGACAAGAGGACCtttcagaaggaggaaaaaaaaaaaggggggcagaTTTTGATCATAAAGAGTGCTCCTACTaattaaatacagcaaaaaaggaaggaaggaaaactccAGACTTATTCCATACTGAGGTCTTGCGCAGAAGGAAGGAGCTCACCCAGCCCTTGACAACCTAGAAGGCCAACACTGTCATTCAATTAGTACATGTTAGTAGTTGGCTGACACACCCTATAGACACTGCAACTGCAGCTAGTCTTGTGCTTGTGCTGCTGTTTACACCAGCATAAGCAATCTTTATTCAATTGCTTTTTCCCGTTCACATGACACCTTTCTTCACCACTGTCACTGGTGCTACACAGCTGCCTAGCAGCTGCATAATGAATCAGACCAAGACATTGATCTAGCCTCCCCCCACCCatctctctttcctccccatgATTTGTAAAGATTGTTTTTCAGCTGGAGCTGTTCCCTGGTATATTATGTGTCTGTCCAAACAGTTATGTCATGGAAAAAGCTATGCTAGCATTGCTGAATAAACTAGGGTTACAGCCTAAAACATACATCCTGAGAAATATGAGTTAAATTAATCTCAGAAATTATTCTCCGCTCTAAGTGCATGCTTCTCTAGCTACCAGCACACAAGCTACATGCAAGACCTCATCCACCCAGTTCCAGACTAAAATTTACTCATATTAGGCACACCTCATATATAGTACTTCTACACACTTTACATGGCAGTTCCACTTCTGTATTCTATAACCACATTTAACAAACAAGAACTAATACTGGGCACCAAACCATTCCACAGGAGAATTTACATAAAGGATAAAACTGGAAACCCCATATACTGGAAACTGAAATCCTTTCTAATAGTATTACTATCTGCCACATTTCCAAAAGGAGTCTGAATTGCTACAGACAGGAAGAAAGGAACAGCTAAGGAAAATGAACAGAAACTTGACTAGAAAGGAGTAGAAAAAAGCAAATCTTGTACTTTGGTccattatttaaagcaaaatgttcAATAACATCCTAAATTTCCAAGTAAGGATTTTAATTAATGCATGATATCCATAAAATGAGCTACTAAGGAACCAACTCTTAGTAGTTCTATCTGTTTACTGTCTTTGGTGCTacggtgttttttttttaaacttagtacCTTTTAcacttttcagaattatttctgcaCCATGTAACTGTGTAAGTTGCTTCCTTCACACTCAACATTTAAGCAGCTGCCTAACTTTAGCTATCATTTGACACAGAGTTCAAGCTTCtaagacatttaaaaagcaagtaatGATATGTGGCAAAACTAAGGTATGATATAGCAACAGCTGTATGGCTAACAGACAACAACGGCACCAAGCTTCAAGACACAATGACGATACCAAGTCAATATCCAGTCTCTCCAGGATTTATAATCTGggtagcatcatagaatcatttaggttggaaaagacctttaagatcatggagtATAattgttaacctagcactgccaagtccaccattaagccatgtccctaagcaccaccaTCTACaggtctcttaaatacctccagggatggtgactcaaccacttccctgggcagcctcttccaatgcttgacaacccttttggagAAGACATTtctcctaatacccaatctaaacctcccctggcgcaacttgaggccatttcctcttgtcctatcgctagttacttgggagaagagaccaacacccacctcgctacaacctccttgcaggtagttgtagagtgcaataaggtctcccctcagcctccttttctccaggctaaacaatcccagttccctcagacactcctcataagacttgttctccagacccttcatcagcttcattgcccttctctggacacgctccagcacctcaacgtccttcttgtagtgaggggcccaaaactgaacacagtattcgaggtggggcctcaccagtgccgagtacaggggcacaatcacttccctactcctgctggccacaccatttctgatacaggccaggatgccattggccttcttggccgcctgggcacactgccggctcatgttcagccggctgtcaaccaacacccccaggtccttttccgacaggcagctttccagccactcttccccaagcctgtagcgctgcatggggttgttgtggccaaagtgcaggacccggcacttggccttgctgaagctcatacagttggcctcggcccatcgatccagcctgtccaggtccctctgcagagccttcctaccctcaagcagatcaacactcccacccaacttggtgtcatctgcaaacttactgagggtgcacttgatcccctcatccagatcattgataaagatattaaacagaactggccccagtactgagccctggggaacaccacttgtgaccggccgccaactggatttcactccattcaccacatcTCTTTGGGCTCAGCCGTCCAAccagatttttacccagcaaagagtacgtgcatccaagccatgagcagccagcttctccaggagaatgctgtgggaaacggtgtcaaagcaTCTTCACTGCTATTAATACTTGCCCTTACTAGATTTAAATCAGTCATCACTTCACTGATATTTCTCTGACACACCTCATTCCAGTTGCATTTCAAATTTACAGGGTTACAAAGACCACAAAACATTGTTTTAAGAATTGCTTTGTGAAGAATTCATTAACAACCAATTTAAGTAGCTTTAGACAGTAAGTAGTCCGACAAAGTATTCTAAGAAGCCCTGGTCTAGTTTCCTAGATACAGGTTTTCAGCATCTCTTAACCAAATAAACAGCAATACAAATCCTAGCTGGATTGTGATACAACTATTGATAGGCACACTTAAGGATTCTAGAGCATTTTAGAGGTAAAAAATATTAGGGGGTTAAACTCAACTTTATTTAGAGACAGTAAGTCTGGAACATAAAATAATTCTTCCAACTAAAGCACTGCCAGTGCCTCACTCCTCTCCtcaaagtatt from Aptenodytes patagonicus chromosome Z, bAptPat1.pri.cur, whole genome shotgun sequence harbors:
- the BRD10 gene encoding putative bromodomain-containing protein 10 isoform X1, which encodes MLKSRPGAGSPPGAGEALCVRGVGDMDSAEPAGGDLSADRPAASRLWCGEEEPDEEGDDAGGKSGGCSWEQSLNPELQQGYRILREFLMEKYRPLTAPFLKPLADQASIREEGAGSLSDHNSSHSFQQLPAGMWLLKMEEKFSSGQYTGIADFVGDFRLMLETCYRLHGVDHWLSKQAQKLEMMLEQKLALLSRHLREKTSIAVTSRGCYGLEDEKGTACISTRRRSTPRNLVGLSTGMFESVMVQVLRQEEQLRAKEEKRLREQERKEAEEASQKEIEEWEKSLLAQAAPTRMETMWEIPAIGHFLCLAQQILNLPEIVFYELERCLLMPQCNAFLSKIMTSLLSPPHRRSTLHRRPTLSYRTWEAALRQKVQHWYTVVGQTDNPNSSAEKLGLCPQFFKVLGEVNPLEEKPFHELPFYQKVWLLKGLCDFVYETQKDVQDAVLGQPIHECREVILGYDYLENAYVHFPQFCGADVRIYKQKPFQAPEFPSPPIKVKKVSRIKLEKLKHEYVSKSNGEVSSAGREELLHHSKTEVEKSMDSIVICPEKKTHLGSFRVTTEEIKINCEIKTSGVCDIKKTGYYKENLRNLISSGGIVGMGGHPSSVEIRAVENGQGCAEMARVKAEISPFKENTLKACQMHVNGTHNDNQDINYHESAKETMLENSLRNNKKLNKLRAKKKKKKKKKLKDILNENLQRRLDDLQRKRDIHLHPFKSYKSEIQNKLFIIKKKAKHKKHKSGKKSVSKKAITKKRKGVTKSTIPEFQLICTNLDELRELITKIENELKDLEDIKKKSETILEYVKEIPFPELGSTGGCNEKAELYLMSKAAADHQLPLCVTSLENARLVMSHIPQNPAAEWSRPIKGKGRWYHRKQAVKELHGTLIRLLNELLPWEPKLMKAFQRNRSRLKKDYDDFKRHPDHDKFTRELWSNDESEVDSGKDSFPVVCGKSSESTERVEVPKKDHPDNDEMKLLEMNLPAGKNRVLKKESTSKEIQKTLPKCVKRQSKQNSCLDQSTNELSPRKKAKLSTNEAVVQSSESSLQPDSFLTELKQFEGSTLESFSLTDPATSVSNFLKGTKPIQALLAKNTGNKVTLTNQLSPPPSINVSTSEKPVLSPLESSLIKPALTSQTSSKTPLQMLYKMPNGHCVPIDLHNSSVKIQMQPMIDPKTGEKVMQQVLILPKNFLIQQKEGKIVSKDIQSLQQKSSELHCATLPEIPNVSVSLTPVLVTGPANATTQSPSTIFNKNITHLSQVTGPMNTTQPLPAVTSAAYLLSSTIKVSQTETDKTTVSTAMLPVSLTSPTLSTASQSLISATALSGSTNTASACHSLASQQTTDSFETRQELKTVCIRESQSILVTTRGGNTGIVKVRTNPDQISPSSLSSSSVFTYAPQLQAFLVPKTTALSCSTLPSVATATSSLPHIGQLSLSGFAPSTASSVNIPAFPADFTQAMEKNIKFTLQQPAIGGTVSQVTENSSYVSSPLSSISLASNSMSATPNSPISVTSIGQNNTVITPNSSVQKQGDMKTKTNPVIQSESNSATNGDLISGTPVQKLTLVTNPPILSPCGASGVSIIPSPASTGVNAQKLVFINTQIASGPSTTNVVAESLKHNLPSSLSKTFVSATEQPQLVLIPSTVRAPIRINSSPTIAQVKDVKIGLNIGQTIVNTKGNGQPPPPVNILHSAISKGEDKTSMGLALSLTSSSTLVPVPSFVSQSSVSVNESVCIATKAENALTVTTASACVESVSVTSSGTSSGTRPTVLIGGNDPSRIRPILGNRLCTSNIGNTVGISTVKTGHLASSVLISTTQPTVPSQNLAPALQFPVISLPGSVATPHKVLNTVPQLAPVPAPPPVPKSQLPALLQFQSSGVSAAMPSNASIHKPQSVLPPPSPNTGKVTSFPSFSSLQCQQVPPSTEKQSHAHTCASTIQMSAASPIVTSKAGGQLNEPCIQQKIVINTCMPLAPGTQIMINGTRFVVPPQGLGTGSHVLLLSCNTKQTAPLTINHSQEAQGVPIVNPITSKVMLAPSNSLSWQISKHPLKSSTKIVNSFGSADALPIVHATPQILSTPASSCTPLSAVTQSVSSVIKSPVNVVATSSVVSAIHPPNSHLPSSTSVFHLDTSIKKLLVSPEGAILNAINTPASKVSSLSSSLPPVVVSTSRNPATVFPASRSSCLDKPDKAAS